A genomic window from Motilibacter aurantiacus includes:
- a CDS encoding SIR2 family protein, whose product MTTDGTKGELQEAAPKGLFIIGGTVKEVITTSEPKMVREHLSSLLQVKNLVVLLGSGASFHLGSPRTRDLTNKQVVELIKDSGEQPTDGDAALLSTINPTDSGDLEKLLNGLQLAASLADQAGQDAVTLGSGSASKSYQREEVDGLRQRINRALAEACRLPKESGGREAPYNIDPLFAHRTFLSRILRSRRANLGRPRIFTTNYDLVIESALDELGYPYIDGFSGTVDRRLNPAFYGLDFHRVETTTQSVLARAEGALYLHKVHGSLNWRSSSNRDRLTGLESVEVKQSNAPAQDDELVLIYPTSSKEGDTLAYPYSDLLRLLSDAVQQEDTAVIVAGYGFADPHINRLLLRSLATNSALSVIVADPFAVLDDVDMATLTSEAEHRQLEDLDITPKNTAIAALARASDSRIAVLTGEHGKFTEFARLMPGSAPQGETPAAVAALIEALEQAARGSAPAIPGSEIS is encoded by the coding sequence ATGACTACCGACGGCACTAAGGGGGAGTTGCAGGAGGCGGCGCCCAAGGGCCTCTTCATCATTGGCGGAACCGTGAAGGAGGTGATCACCACTTCCGAGCCGAAAATGGTCCGCGAACATCTGAGCTCGCTATTACAGGTAAAGAACCTCGTCGTCCTCCTCGGATCTGGCGCGTCGTTTCACCTGGGCTCGCCGAGAACACGCGACCTGACAAACAAGCAGGTTGTGGAACTCATCAAGGACTCAGGTGAGCAGCCGACGGATGGGGATGCTGCACTTCTGAGCACGATCAACCCGACCGACAGCGGCGACTTGGAGAAGCTGCTAAATGGTCTCCAACTCGCTGCATCACTGGCGGACCAAGCCGGGCAAGATGCGGTGACGCTCGGGTCGGGCTCCGCTTCGAAGTCCTACCAAAGAGAAGAAGTTGACGGCCTCAGGCAGCGGATAAACCGGGCGCTAGCCGAAGCATGTCGCTTGCCAAAGGAGAGCGGAGGACGGGAGGCGCCTTACAACATCGACCCGCTCTTTGCGCATCGGACTTTCCTGTCGCGAATCCTTCGCAGCCGACGCGCGAACCTTGGACGCCCACGGATCTTCACGACGAACTACGATCTGGTCATCGAGAGCGCTCTGGATGAGTTGGGCTATCCGTACATCGACGGCTTCAGCGGCACCGTCGACCGGCGCCTGAACCCTGCGTTCTACGGCCTCGACTTTCATCGGGTCGAGACGACGACGCAGTCCGTACTCGCCCGTGCGGAGGGTGCGCTCTACCTGCACAAGGTTCACGGCAGCCTGAACTGGCGGTCGAGCAGCAACCGCGATCGGTTGACTGGGCTCGAGTCGGTGGAGGTCAAGCAGAGCAATGCTCCCGCACAAGACGACGAGCTAGTGCTGATCTACCCGACGTCGTCGAAGGAGGGTGACACGCTTGCGTACCCGTACTCGGACCTCCTTCGACTGCTCAGCGACGCCGTCCAACAGGAGGACACGGCCGTGATCGTCGCTGGTTACGGATTCGCGGATCCACACATCAACCGTCTACTGCTTCGCAGCCTCGCAACGAACTCTGCGCTTAGCGTCATCGTCGCCGACCCTTTCGCAGTACTCGACGACGTCGACATGGCGACTCTCACGTCGGAGGCCGAACATCGGCAACTCGAGGACCTCGACATCACGCCGAAGAACACCGCCATCGCGGCGCTCGCGAGGGCGAGCGACTCGCGTATAGCGGTACTTACGGGCGAGCACGGCAAGTTCACGGAGTTCGCCCGCCTCATGCCGGGTTCAGCACCGCAGGGGGAGACCCCGGCGGCTGTCGCAGCGCTGATCGAGGCCCTAGAGCAGGCAGCGCGCGGTAGTGCTCCTGCAATCCCGGGAAGTGAAATCTCGTGA
- a CDS encoding tyrosine-type recombinase/integrase has translation MTTSTELLPVAADPLRLAVAAYLARYKGESRTHSASDLRSYLVWCQARGLDPLQARRPHIELYVRWMQEAQHYRPSTVSRRLSTVTMFYRTCVIDAVLEHSPADYVRRPHVPPESPTLGLSHLQLEALVSAARGSANRYDFALVCLLGLLGLRVFEACGLSLSDIGEEHGHRVLRVVGKGDKTVLVPMPPAVSRAVDRACGDRQAGALLLNRYGRRMDRHASTRRLRHLAEAAGVRLPRMHPHMLRHTYVTTMLDAGVDLRDVQIAARHADPRTTMRYDRARKNLDRHPNYILAAYMASGT, from the coding sequence ATGACGACCTCGACCGAGCTCCTGCCCGTCGCCGCCGACCCGCTCCGCCTCGCGGTCGCGGCCTACCTCGCCCGCTACAAGGGCGAGTCCCGCACTCACTCCGCCTCGGACCTGCGCTCCTACCTGGTGTGGTGCCAGGCCCGCGGCCTCGACCCCCTGCAGGCCCGGCGCCCGCACATCGAGCTCTACGTCCGGTGGATGCAGGAGGCCCAGCACTACCGCCCCTCGACCGTCTCCCGACGCCTGTCCACGGTGACGATGTTCTACCGGACCTGCGTCATCGACGCCGTCCTCGAGCACTCCCCGGCGGACTATGTCCGCCGCCCGCATGTCCCGCCCGAGTCACCCACGCTCGGGCTCTCGCACCTGCAGCTCGAGGCCCTGGTCTCCGCCGCCCGTGGCAGCGCCAACCGGTACGACTTTGCCCTGGTCTGCCTGCTCGGGCTGCTAGGCCTGCGCGTGTTCGAAGCCTGCGGGCTGTCGCTGTCCGACATCGGCGAGGAGCACGGCCACCGGGTCCTGCGGGTCGTCGGCAAGGGCGACAAGACCGTCCTAGTACCGATGCCGCCGGCCGTCTCCCGCGCGGTCGACCGGGCCTGCGGCGACCGGCAGGCCGGGGCACTGCTGCTCAACCGCTATGGCCGACGGATGGACCGGCACGCCTCCACCCGCCGGCTCCGCCACCTCGCCGAGGCCGCCGGGGTACGGCTGCCCCGGATGCACCCGCACATGCTGCGCCACACGTACGTCACGACGATGCTCGATGCTGGGGTGGATCTACGCGACGTCCAGATCGCCGCCCGCCACGCCGACCCACGGACCACGATGCGGTATGACCGTGCCCGCAAGAACCTCGACCGGCACCCCAACTACATCCTCGCCGCCTACATGGCCTCCGGCACCTAA
- a CDS encoding uroporphyrinogen-III synthase — MPGESVLQVDTPPEPEPAAPPAEPAVPPLAGWTVAVTAARRADELLALLERRGARVVHGPSIRIIPLPDDAELLAATRACLAAPVDLAVATTGIGFRGWIEAAEGWGLGDALREQLSTAHVLARGPKARGAVRAAGLVDAWSPASESSSEVLEHLLAMDLEGKRVVVQLHGEPLPDFVDALEGAGADVVQVPVYRWVSPEDTAPMERLLDQLLARQVDAVTFTSAPAAVSLLRLAETRGDEDKLLDVLRKDVLVACVGPVTAGPLERRDVPTAQPTRARLGALARTVVDCLPARSARLDVAGHELDVRGHAVVVDGRVVPLPPVPMALLRALARYPGRVLSRADLLRAIARSTGGSAVGIDEHAVESAVTRLRSALGDSRCIQTVVKRGYRLAYDPPHLRDACEDEEDR, encoded by the coding sequence ATGCCAGGAGAGAGCGTCCTGCAGGTCGACACGCCCCCCGAGCCGGAGCCCGCCGCGCCGCCGGCCGAGCCCGCCGTGCCCCCGCTCGCCGGGTGGACGGTCGCCGTGACGGCCGCGCGCCGGGCCGACGAGCTGCTCGCCCTGCTCGAGCGCCGGGGGGCCCGGGTGGTGCACGGGCCCTCGATCCGGATCATCCCGCTGCCCGACGACGCCGAGCTGCTCGCGGCCACCAGGGCCTGCCTGGCCGCCCCGGTCGATCTGGCCGTGGCGACGACCGGGATCGGGTTCCGCGGCTGGATCGAGGCGGCCGAGGGGTGGGGGCTCGGCGATGCGCTGCGCGAGCAGCTGTCGACGGCGCACGTCCTCGCCCGCGGGCCGAAGGCGCGCGGGGCGGTGCGGGCCGCCGGACTCGTCGACGCCTGGTCCCCGGCCTCGGAGTCCTCGTCGGAGGTGCTGGAGCACCTGCTGGCGATGGACCTCGAGGGCAAGCGCGTCGTCGTCCAGCTGCACGGCGAGCCGCTGCCCGACTTCGTCGACGCGCTCGAGGGCGCCGGGGCCGACGTCGTGCAGGTGCCGGTCTACCGCTGGGTCAGCCCGGAGGACACCGCGCCCATGGAGCGGCTGCTCGACCAGTTGCTCGCCCGGCAGGTCGACGCCGTGACGTTCACGAGCGCGCCGGCCGCGGTGAGCCTGCTCAGGCTCGCCGAGACCCGTGGTGACGAGGACAAGCTGCTCGACGTGCTGCGCAAGGACGTCCTCGTGGCCTGTGTCGGCCCGGTCACGGCCGGCCCGCTCGAACGTCGCGACGTCCCCACGGCGCAGCCGACGCGGGCAAGGCTCGGCGCGCTGGCGCGTACCGTCGTCGACTGCCTGCCGGCCCGCAGCGCGCGGCTCGACGTCGCCGGCCACGAGCTGGACGTACGCGGCCACGCCGTCGTCGTGGACGGCCGCGTCGTGCCGCTCCCGCCCGTCCCGATGGCGCTGCTGCGGGCGCTGGCCCGCTACCCGGGGCGCGTGCTCTCCCGGGCCGACCTGCTCCGGGCGATCGCGCGCAGCACCGGCGGGTCTGCCGTCGGGATCGACGAGCACGCGGTCGAGTCGGCCGTCACGCGCCTGCGCTCGGCCCTCGGCGACTCCCGCTGCATCCAGACCGTCGTCAAGCGCGGCTACCGGCTGGCGTATGACCCGCCGCACCTGCGGGACGCGTGCGAGGACGAAGAGGACCGATGA
- a CDS encoding nuclease-related domain-containing protein — protein MSAAGTSAQREYERRSQRREQQVRSRHPLLGGLILALGEEPATTRVWAQGARGERAVAAKLDGLDDVTVLHDRVRRHPDGRLSRANIDHIAITPSGVWVIDAKTHQGELEVRRSGGFLTARQERLYIRGRDQTKLLDGLAGQVADVTAALHAVDAAVPVRGALCFVGTELPWFGESINGVPLVGRRGLARLLKRNGDLGPDDRQLLAEFLATRFPPATG, from the coding sequence GTGAGCGCGGCGGGGACGTCGGCCCAGCGGGAGTACGAGCGTCGGTCGCAGCGCCGTGAGCAGCAGGTTCGTTCCCGTCACCCGCTGCTCGGCGGGCTGATCCTTGCCCTGGGCGAGGAGCCCGCGACCACCCGGGTGTGGGCGCAGGGAGCCCGCGGTGAGCGGGCCGTGGCCGCCAAGCTCGACGGCCTGGACGACGTGACGGTTCTGCACGACCGTGTGCGCCGCCACCCGGACGGCCGGCTGTCCCGCGCGAACATCGATCACATCGCCATCACACCGAGCGGCGTGTGGGTCATCGACGCCAAGACCCACCAGGGCGAGCTCGAGGTCCGCCGGTCCGGCGGGTTCCTCACCGCCCGCCAGGAGCGGCTCTACATCCGCGGACGTGACCAGACCAAGCTGCTGGACGGCCTCGCCGGCCAGGTCGCCGACGTCACCGCCGCCCTCCATGCCGTTGACGCGGCCGTGCCCGTGCGCGGCGCGCTGTGCTTCGTTGGGACCGAGCTGCCCTGGTTCGGCGAGAGCATCAACGGCGTCCCGCTCGTCGGGCGCCGCGGCCTGGCCAGGCTGCTCAAGCGCAACGGCGACCTCGGTCCCGACGACCGCCAACTGCTCGCGGAGTTCCTGGCCACCCGCTTCCCGCCCGCCACCGGCTAA
- a CDS encoding ATP-binding protein, producing the protein MIDVRSTTIRVALDVGSKGFTKVGPDGLQTVGVVNSYVTVPAGAHRIVCIVTGVYISGRQDQKGQGSLLSQDDAATYELEATVVGRFEGDRFKSGLTGYPPLHAPVLAATPGEVKNIFLPEGGPSLRIGTSAVVTEQAVHLDANLLLGHHCAVVGSTGSGKSCTVTAVIDGLLDHEIPNGHIVVLDINGEYAQSFAPSTNRGKRTRPLVLGPRPGPDSGLFLPHWFMNNEEHLNLLRASEGVQAPVLQRAIADARLAGTNRGTDADQLDNVRSTLGILDALGKNTMDAEAPALRQLQSLSNVLAKNAAKDSPIKARWQRMADVVPKVIAKLGLRDNVKYQTLTAEHRDLLAKLTNFLNTEITAGLGELGLGSGSASADFDAPVFYSLQALCDIFLPARVQLEQAVDSRIGSYVATLQMRLSRLLADGRYDFITRIEKHEDPLGSYLKALMGVDPTHGDATSADWPAAKHLQSQVAAQGAGPSVTIFDLSLVANDVLENVAALLGRILLDFAVRSQPRAEHPLLLVLEEAHRFIPSRQDPNGGSGRSASIFERIAKEGRKFGVSLLLASQRPSELSETVVAQCGTVIAHRLSHEADQSLLRHATALSSRALLDQLPSLAQQHALVTGVSTGVPVAVRVRDVQDPPKSDDPDFISTWGDADKLADLALHIDRVVADWQAGDSEPS; encoded by the coding sequence GTGATCGACGTCCGCAGCACGACAATTCGCGTCGCGCTGGATGTTGGATCCAAGGGTTTCACAAAGGTGGGACCCGACGGACTTCAGACCGTGGGCGTCGTGAACTCCTACGTCACCGTGCCCGCGGGTGCGCACCGAATAGTGTGCATAGTAACCGGTGTCTACATCAGCGGACGTCAGGACCAGAAGGGCCAGGGCTCCCTCCTCAGCCAGGACGACGCGGCGACGTACGAACTCGAAGCCACCGTGGTCGGCCGCTTCGAAGGCGACAGGTTCAAGTCGGGCCTAACCGGGTACCCCCCGCTCCACGCGCCCGTGCTGGCAGCCACGCCGGGCGAGGTGAAGAACATCTTCCTCCCGGAGGGTGGTCCCTCCCTCCGTATCGGAACGTCAGCGGTCGTTACGGAGCAGGCTGTGCACCTCGACGCGAATCTGCTCTTGGGCCATCACTGCGCCGTCGTTGGCTCCACGGGATCGGGCAAGTCGTGCACCGTCACCGCCGTCATTGACGGACTGCTGGATCACGAGATCCCAAACGGGCACATCGTCGTCCTCGACATCAACGGAGAGTACGCGCAGTCCTTCGCCCCCTCGACCAACCGTGGCAAGAGAACGCGCCCGTTGGTGCTCGGCCCTCGGCCCGGCCCGGACTCCGGCCTATTCCTGCCGCACTGGTTCATGAATAACGAGGAGCACCTCAACCTTCTGCGTGCGAGCGAAGGAGTACAAGCTCCGGTCCTGCAGCGCGCCATCGCGGATGCGCGACTGGCAGGAACCAACAGGGGGACAGACGCCGATCAGCTCGATAATGTCCGATCGACGCTCGGTATTCTCGACGCACTCGGCAAGAACACGATGGATGCGGAGGCGCCCGCTCTTCGACAGCTTCAGTCGCTCTCGAACGTCCTCGCCAAGAACGCCGCGAAAGACTCGCCGATCAAGGCAAGGTGGCAGCGCATGGCGGATGTCGTGCCGAAGGTCATCGCGAAGTTGGGTCTTCGGGACAACGTCAAGTACCAGACTCTCACCGCTGAGCACCGAGACCTGCTGGCCAAGCTGACCAACTTCCTGAACACGGAGATCACGGCCGGGCTTGGAGAGCTTGGCCTTGGCAGCGGAAGCGCAAGTGCGGACTTCGACGCCCCGGTGTTCTACTCCCTCCAAGCTTTATGTGACATCTTCCTGCCGGCGCGAGTGCAGTTAGAGCAAGCAGTCGATAGCCGCATCGGCAGCTATGTGGCAACTCTCCAGATGCGCCTGAGTCGACTGCTTGCCGACGGCAGATACGACTTCATCACGCGGATCGAGAAGCACGAGGATCCGTTGGGCTCGTATCTGAAGGCACTGATGGGGGTTGACCCCACCCACGGTGATGCGACGTCGGCAGACTGGCCGGCCGCCAAGCACCTTCAATCTCAGGTCGCTGCGCAGGGTGCCGGCCCCTCAGTTACGATCTTCGATCTGAGCCTTGTTGCCAATGATGTGTTGGAGAACGTCGCCGCGCTACTCGGCCGCATTCTCCTTGATTTCGCAGTCAGAAGTCAGCCGCGCGCAGAGCACCCGCTCCTCCTGGTGCTGGAAGAGGCTCACCGATTCATTCCGTCGCGCCAGGACCCCAACGGTGGTTCAGGTCGGTCTGCGTCGATCTTCGAGCGAATCGCCAAGGAGGGGCGCAAGTTTGGCGTGTCGTTGCTGCTCGCGAGTCAGCGTCCGAGCGAACTCAGCGAGACGGTTGTAGCTCAATGCGGCACCGTCATTGCCCACCGCCTCAGCCATGAGGCGGACCAGAGCCTGCTCCGGCATGCGACCGCCCTCAGTTCGCGTGCACTACTTGACCAGTTGCCCAGTCTCGCTCAGCAGCACGCGCTCGTGACTGGCGTCAGCACGGGTGTCCCTGTCGCGGTTCGAGTCCGCGACGTCCAAGACCCGCCGAAGAGCGACGACCCCGACTTCATCAGCACGTGGGGTGATGCCGACAAGCTGGCAGACCTTGCCCTTCATATCGACAGGGTCGTCGCTGATTGGCAAGCGGGCGATAGTGAGCCTTCCTAA
- a CDS encoding MFS transporter, protein MPTASPRRAPAAPTAPAHPAVRAGALLVVAVALTALNLRTAVTSVGPVLEELRTGVGMSGAVAGLLTSIPVLCFAGVGFLAPAAARRLGPHGAVAVALALMAAGVVLRAAATVPLAVLACTLLALVGGGVGNVLLPMIVKLHFPGRVGLLTAVYTTALAVGATAAAALTVPLAELAGDGDAADGWRVALGVWALPALAAAVAWVVVVLRRRAAAGVPAGATSPATQPLHPARTVAGRALAAYFGSQALLAYVTMGWLAQFFRDAGASASTAGYLLAFTAALSVPVSMVVPQLAARRPSQRVLVAALVLGYLLGYAGLVAAPLGGAWLWALLIGLGSGSFPLALTFIGLRSSTPAETASLSAFAQSTGYLLATPGPLLIGWLHGAGGWAGPFAVIVVALVVQLVAGLHVGGPARESSHASTAGPSSRRLL, encoded by the coding sequence GTGCCGACCGCTTCGCCCCGCCGCGCGCCCGCCGCTCCCACCGCCCCGGCACACCCGGCCGTACGCGCCGGTGCCCTGCTCGTCGTCGCGGTGGCGCTCACGGCCCTCAACCTGCGCACGGCCGTGACCAGTGTCGGCCCGGTGCTCGAGGAGCTGCGCACCGGCGTCGGCATGTCCGGGGCGGTGGCCGGCCTGCTCACGAGCATCCCGGTGCTCTGCTTCGCCGGGGTCGGCTTCCTCGCCCCGGCGGCAGCCCGACGGCTGGGTCCGCACGGCGCGGTGGCGGTCGCCCTGGCGCTGATGGCCGCCGGCGTCGTCCTGCGGGCTGCCGCGACGGTCCCGCTGGCCGTGCTGGCGTGCACCCTGCTCGCCCTCGTCGGCGGCGGGGTCGGCAACGTGCTGCTGCCGATGATCGTCAAGCTGCACTTCCCGGGCCGGGTCGGCCTGCTGACCGCGGTCTACACCACAGCGCTCGCGGTCGGCGCGACGGCCGCGGCGGCGCTGACCGTGCCGCTTGCCGAGCTGGCCGGCGACGGGGACGCCGCCGACGGGTGGCGGGTCGCCCTCGGGGTGTGGGCGCTGCCGGCCCTCGCCGCCGCGGTCGCGTGGGTCGTGGTCGTGCTGCGGCGGCGCGCCGCCGCTGGCGTCCCGGCCGGCGCGACGAGCCCGGCCACGCAACCGCTGCACCCGGCCCGGACCGTCGCAGGGCGCGCGCTGGCGGCGTACTTCGGCTCCCAGGCCCTCCTGGCGTACGTCACCATGGGGTGGCTGGCCCAGTTCTTCCGCGACGCGGGGGCCTCGGCGTCGACGGCGGGCTACCTGCTCGCCTTCACGGCGGCGCTGTCGGTGCCGGTCTCGATGGTCGTCCCCCAACTTGCGGCGCGCCGGCCGTCCCAGCGTGTGCTCGTGGCCGCCCTGGTCCTGGGCTACCTGCTGGGGTACGCCGGCCTGGTCGCCGCCCCGCTCGGCGGGGCCTGGCTGTGGGCGCTGCTCATCGGGCTGGGCTCGGGGTCGTTCCCGCTGGCCCTCACCTTCATCGGGCTGCGGTCGTCCACGCCGGCCGAGACGGCGTCGCTGTCGGCCTTCGCGCAGAGCACGGGCTACCTGCTCGCCACGCCCGGGCCGCTGCTGATCGGCTGGCTGCACGGCGCGGGCGGCTGGGCCGGGCCGTTCGCGGTCATCGTCGTCGCGCTCGTCGTCCAGCTCGTCGCCGGCCTCCACGTCGGAGGCCCGGCCCGCGAGTCCAGCCACGCCAGCACCGCCGGCCCCAGCTCGCGCAGGCTCTTGTAG
- a CDS encoding Re/Si-specific NAD(P)(+) transhydrogenase subunit alpha has translation MVLTLAVGEEPPGERRVALVPESVRRLSAAGHTVVVPPGAGAGAWIPDSAFSEAGATIGTAADGYAAADVVLTVAPPAPALVAQLRAGQTLIGMLQPLTSPGLVRELADRGITAVSLDGLPRTLSRAQAMDALTSQASVAGYRAVIEAAHAYGRYLPLLITAAGTAKPAEVLVLGAGVAGLQAMATARRLGAVVRGYDIRPETRQEVASLGAEFLELQSVRAGSGEGGYARMLDDRELAAQQAELDGHIARHDIVITTAQVPGRRPPLLVRGAAVERMKAGSVVVDMAASEHGGNVEGSVAGRTVVTANGVTVIGADDLASRMAGSASAAYSRNITALLLHLTRDGTLAIDLTDEVQAGVVVTHDGTVVHPATAARLAQPEGAPR, from the coding sequence GTGGTGCTCACGCTCGCGGTCGGCGAGGAGCCACCGGGCGAACGACGGGTCGCCCTGGTGCCGGAGAGCGTGCGACGGCTCTCGGCGGCAGGGCACACGGTGGTCGTCCCGCCCGGCGCGGGGGCAGGCGCCTGGATACCGGACTCGGCGTTCAGCGAAGCAGGAGCCACGATCGGGACTGCAGCCGATGGGTACGCGGCCGCCGACGTCGTGCTCACGGTGGCACCGCCGGCCCCCGCCCTCGTCGCGCAGCTACGCGCGGGCCAGACGCTGATCGGCATGCTCCAGCCGCTGACCAGCCCGGGGCTGGTGCGCGAGCTCGCCGACCGCGGCATCACCGCGGTCAGCCTCGACGGGCTGCCCCGGACCCTCAGCCGTGCTCAGGCCATGGACGCTCTCACGTCACAGGCGAGCGTCGCCGGCTACCGCGCGGTGATCGAGGCGGCGCACGCGTACGGGCGCTACCTGCCGCTGCTCATCACGGCGGCGGGCACGGCAAAGCCGGCCGAGGTCCTCGTGCTGGGCGCCGGTGTGGCGGGGCTGCAGGCCATGGCGACGGCGCGCCGGCTGGGCGCCGTGGTGCGCGGCTACGACATCCGGCCCGAGACGCGGCAGGAGGTCGCCTCGCTCGGGGCCGAGTTCCTGGAGCTGCAGTCGGTGCGCGCGGGCAGCGGCGAGGGCGGGTACGCCCGGATGCTCGACGACCGCGAGCTCGCCGCCCAACAGGCCGAGCTCGACGGCCACATCGCCCGCCACGACATCGTCATCACCACGGCGCAGGTGCCCGGGCGCCGCCCGCCGCTGCTGGTGCGCGGCGCGGCGGTCGAGCGCATGAAGGCCGGCTCGGTCGTCGTGGACATGGCGGCGAGCGAGCACGGCGGCAACGTCGAGGGCTCGGTCGCGGGGCGCACGGTGGTCACCGCAAACGGCGTGACGGTCATCGGCGCGGACGACCTGGCCTCCCGCATGGCGGGGTCCGCGTCCGCCGCCTACTCGCGCAACATCACGGCACTGCTGCTCCACCTCACCCGCGACGGGACGCTCGCGATCGACCTCACGGACGAGGTGCAGGCGGGAGTCGTCGTCACACACGACGGCACCGTGGTCCATCCGGCCACCGCCGCCCGGCTGGCCCAGCCCGAAGGAGCACCCCGATGA